The proteins below come from a single Salinilacihabitans rarus genomic window:
- the nth gene encoding endonuclease III: MGTPRESRAEQAAEVVDRLEREYPDSTISLRYSNRLELLIAVILSAQCTDERVNAETEHLFETYDGPEDYANAPQEELAEDLNSITYYNSKAEYIRESCRMIVEEHDGEVPDTMDELTDLPGVGRKTANVVLQHGHDVVEGIVVDTHVRRLSRRLGLTEEEYPERIEADLVEVVPEDYWQQFTHLCIDHGRAVCTARNPDCSDCVLADVCPSEKGDGEVDLASGEPW, encoded by the coding sequence ATGGGAACCCCCCGCGAGAGCCGCGCGGAGCAGGCCGCCGAGGTCGTCGACCGCCTCGAACGCGAGTACCCCGACTCGACCATCTCGCTGCGGTACTCGAACCGGCTCGAACTGCTGATCGCGGTGATCCTCTCGGCGCAGTGTACGGACGAACGGGTCAACGCGGAAACTGAGCACCTCTTCGAGACGTACGACGGACCCGAAGACTACGCGAACGCGCCCCAGGAGGAACTCGCCGAGGACCTGAACTCGATCACCTACTACAACAGCAAGGCCGAGTATATCCGCGAGTCCTGCCGGATGATCGTCGAGGAACACGACGGCGAGGTCCCCGACACCATGGACGAGTTGACCGACCTCCCGGGGGTCGGCCGCAAGACCGCGAACGTGGTGCTCCAGCACGGCCACGACGTCGTCGAGGGGATCGTCGTCGACACGCACGTCCGTCGGCTCTCCCGCCGACTCGGGCTGACCGAGGAGGAGTACCCCGAGCGAATCGAGGCGGACCTCGTGGAGGTCGTCCCCGAGGACTACTGGCAGCAGTTCACCCACCTCTGTATCGACCACGGCCGGGCGGTCTGCACGGCGCGCAACCCCGACTGTTCCGACTGCGTCCTCGCGGACGTCTGTCCCTCCGAGAAGGGCGACGGCGAGGTCGACCTCGCCTCCGGCGAGCCCTGGTGA
- a CDS encoding PAS domain-containing protein, whose translation MTDRAGATETFWDSASDDAALRRYETLVNAVDDGIYQLDAAGRFEAVDDAFVEMTGHDREDLLGEHVSLVFPADAARIDRAVRRQFASGEGPNDTLELAAHTADGRTLPLELRLRPLVEDGDFRGTIGVARDVSERERAERELRRERDLLERVLETSPVGVVVLEADGEVTRVNERARELLDVSARERTAFSSVRPTYDEAGRELSIDEHPFATALETGEAVSDRLLEVERPGGESRWLSVSAVPLFDEDGAVDRVVTTGEDVTALKERTRELERRSDRLSTELAEVFERVSDAVYAVDEEWRFTHVNERAEDLLGRPAEELLGEVVWDVFPDARGTRGYEAFHRALETQEPTSYEERLPSLGKWFDVRAYPSETGLSVYFRDITGRKERERALAESERRYQTLVDNFPNGAVGMFDEDLRYRFLGGEIFDGLASSVDEFEGRTVREMLPDAMADEIEPRYRAVFDGERSEFEVEFGGEVRHFRVVPVYDEDGTVVAGLGMSQDVTDRVEYERQLEEYRRWSETFVEHYPSGAVALVDEDLRYVTFGGTVEADANLNREDLEGELVRDALPSHVADVVVPAYEAALDGEATEFEDVMEGRTYQFHFLPVRDAAGEVFAVTAMSQDVTERKERMRQLEESRQRYRTLVDNFPNGIVTLFDEELRYLVAGGELYETFDMTPEETMGKTLYERSNDEEIELLEPHYRAALAGESHTFEVEYAGLSLRFWTVPVTDESGAVFAGMAMSQDVTERKEYERYLEEAKAQLEAATEAGAVGTWEYRIPEDRFAAGGSFARTFGVDPAAAREGVSLDRFVSAIHEADRERVEREIEAAVEACGEYESEYRVRDADGDLRWVVARGHVECDADGEPVTFPGALTDITERKEYQRKLEESNERLEQFAYSASHDLQEPLRMVSSYLQLIDRRYGDELDADGREFLGYAVDGADRMREMIDGLLAYSRVETRGDPFEAVDLTDVVEDVREDLRIRIEESGAEIAVGDLPRVDGDASQLREVFQNLLSNAIAYSGDEPPRVEIDAERAGGRWRIAVRDEGVGIAPDEQERIFEVFQRLHGRDEHPGTGIGLALCRRIVERHGGEIRVDSDPGEGSVFTVTLPAADR comes from the coding sequence ATGACCGACCGGGCGGGGGCCACCGAAACGTTCTGGGACTCGGCGAGCGACGACGCGGCGCTCCGACGGTACGAAACGCTCGTGAACGCGGTCGACGACGGTATCTACCAGCTCGACGCCGCCGGCCGGTTCGAGGCCGTCGACGACGCGTTCGTCGAGATGACGGGCCACGACAGGGAGGACCTGCTCGGCGAGCACGTCTCGCTCGTCTTCCCGGCGGACGCCGCCCGGATCGACCGCGCCGTCCGCCGGCAGTTCGCGAGCGGGGAGGGCCCGAACGACACGCTCGAACTCGCGGCGCACACCGCCGACGGCCGGACGCTCCCCCTCGAACTCCGCCTGCGCCCGCTCGTCGAGGACGGCGACTTCCGCGGCACCATCGGCGTCGCACGGGACGTCAGCGAGCGCGAGCGCGCCGAGCGGGAACTCCGGCGCGAGCGCGACCTGCTCGAGCGCGTCCTCGAGACCAGTCCCGTCGGCGTCGTGGTCCTCGAGGCCGACGGCGAGGTTACGCGGGTAAACGAGCGCGCCAGGGAACTGCTCGACGTCTCCGCGCGCGAACGCACGGCGTTCTCGAGCGTCCGGCCGACCTACGACGAGGCGGGCCGGGAACTATCGATCGACGAACACCCCTTCGCGACGGCCCTGGAGACCGGCGAGGCGGTCTCCGACCGGCTCCTCGAAGTCGAACGCCCCGGGGGCGAATCGCGCTGGCTCTCGGTCAGCGCCGTCCCGCTGTTCGACGAGGACGGCGCGGTCGACCGCGTCGTCACCACCGGCGAGGACGTCACCGCCCTCAAAGAGCGCACGCGCGAACTCGAACGCCGGAGCGACAGGCTCTCGACCGAACTCGCGGAGGTCTTCGAGCGCGTCTCCGACGCCGTCTACGCGGTCGACGAGGAGTGGCGGTTCACCCACGTCAACGAGCGCGCCGAGGACCTGCTCGGTCGGCCGGCCGAAGAGCTACTCGGCGAGGTCGTCTGGGACGTCTTCCCGGACGCGCGGGGCACCCGCGGCTACGAGGCGTTCCACCGCGCCCTCGAAACCCAGGAGCCGACGTCCTACGAGGAGCGGCTTCCCTCCCTCGGGAAGTGGTTCGACGTCCGGGCCTACCCCTCCGAGACGGGGCTTTCGGTCTACTTCCGTGACATCACCGGCCGGAAAGAACGCGAGCGCGCCCTCGCCGAGAGCGAGCGACGCTACCAGACGCTCGTCGACAACTTCCCGAACGGGGCCGTGGGCATGTTCGACGAGGACCTCAGGTACCGGTTCCTTGGCGGCGAGATCTTCGACGGACTCGCGAGTTCGGTCGACGAGTTCGAAGGCAGGACGGTCCGCGAGATGCTCCCGGACGCGATGGCCGACGAAATCGAGCCGCGGTACCGGGCGGTCTTCGACGGCGAACGCAGCGAATTCGAGGTGGAGTTCGGCGGGGAGGTTCGCCACTTCCGGGTCGTCCCCGTGTACGACGAGGACGGCACCGTAGTGGCAGGGCTGGGAATGTCCCAGGACGTCACCGACCGGGTCGAGTACGAGCGCCAACTCGAAGAGTACCGGCGCTGGAGCGAGACGTTCGTCGAACACTACCCCAGCGGCGCCGTCGCCCTCGTCGACGAGGACCTCCGTTACGTCACCTTCGGCGGCACGGTCGAGGCCGACGCGAACCTGAACCGGGAGGACCTCGAAGGCGAACTCGTTCGCGACGCGCTCCCGTCGCATGTCGCGGACGTCGTCGTCCCCGCCTACGAGGCGGCCCTCGACGGCGAGGCCACGGAGTTCGAGGACGTGATGGAGGGCAGGACCTACCAGTTCCACTTCCTCCCGGTGCGCGACGCCGCCGGCGAGGTCTTCGCCGTCACGGCGATGTCACAGGACGTCACCGAACGGAAGGAGCGCATGCGCCAACTCGAGGAGTCCAGACAACGGTACCGGACGCTCGTCGACAACTTCCCGAACGGCATCGTCACGCTGTTCGACGAGGAGCTCCGGTATCTGGTCGCGGGCGGGGAACTGTACGAGACGTTCGACATGACCCCGGAGGAGACGATGGGGAAGACGCTCTACGAGCGCAGCAACGACGAGGAGATCGAACTCCTCGAACCGCACTACCGGGCCGCGTTGGCCGGGGAGTCACACACCTTCGAGGTCGAGTACGCCGGTCTGAGCCTCCGGTTCTGGACGGTCCCCGTGACCGACGAGAGCGGGGCGGTGTTCGCCGGGATGGCGATGTCACAGGACGTCACCGAGCGCAAGGAGTACGAACGCTACCTCGAGGAGGCCAAGGCGCAACTGGAGGCGGCGACGGAGGCCGGCGCGGTCGGCACGTGGGAGTACCGGATCCCCGAGGATCGGTTCGCCGCGGGCGGTTCGTTCGCCCGGACGTTCGGCGTCGACCCCGCAGCCGCCCGCGAGGGCGTCTCGCTCGACCGGTTCGTCTCCGCCATCCACGAGGCCGACCGCGAGCGCGTCGAGCGGGAGATCGAAGCGGCCGTCGAGGCCTGTGGCGAGTACGAGTCGGAGTACCGCGTCCGCGACGCCGACGGCGACCTCCGCTGGGTGGTCGCCCGCGGCCACGTCGAGTGCGACGCGGACGGCGAACCCGTGACGTTCCCCGGCGCCCTCACCGACATCACCGAGCGCAAGGAGTACCAGCGGAAACTCGAGGAGTCGAACGAGCGCCTCGAACAGTTCGCCTACAGCGCCTCCCACGACCTGCAAGAGCCCCTGCGGATGGTGTCGAGCTACCTCCAGCTTATCGACCGACGGTACGGGGACGAACTGGACGCCGACGGCCGGGAGTTTCTCGGGTACGCCGTCGACGGCGCCGACCGCATGCGCGAGATGATCGACGGCCTGCTCGCGTACTCCCGGGTCGAGACGCGGGGCGATCCGTTCGAAGCGGTCGACCTGACCGACGTCGTCGAGGACGTCCGCGAGGACCTCCGGATCCGGATCGAGGAGAGCGGGGCCGAAATCGCGGTCGGCGACCTCCCGCGCGTCGACGGCGACGCCAGCCAGCTTCGCGAGGTGTTCCAGAACCTGCTGAGCAACGCCATCGCGTACAGCGGCGACGAACCGCCGCGAGTCGAGATCGACGCCGAGCGCGCCGGAGGGCGCTGGCGGATCGCGGTGCGCGACGAGGGGGTCGGTATCGCCCCCGACGAGCAAGAGCGCATCTTCGAGGTCTTCCAGCGTCTCCACGGCCGCGACGAGCACCCGGGCACCGGGATCGGGCTGGCGCTCTGTCGGCGGATCGTCGAGCGCCACGGCGGCGAGATCCGCGTCGACTCCGACCCCGGCGAGGGGTCGGTGTTCACCGTCACGCTGCCGGCGGCCGATCGGTGA
- the mvaD gene encoding phosphomevalonate decarboxylase MvaD, which produces MKATATAHPIQGLVKYHGMRDDVERLPYHDSISVCTAPSHTRTTVEFSMDYEEDTYVVDGEELDGRAFDRLEAVVEKARSMSDAAHTVYPVRIESENSFPSNVGLGSSSSGFAAAARALAEAAELDASLQEISTIARVGSASAARAVTGAFSQLYTGLNDEDCRSRRIPTNLHEELKVVVALVPYHKETEDAHDEAVDSHMFDARMAHVHGQIAEMRDALREDDFDRAFELAEHDSLSLAATTMTGPKGWVYWQPATLAVFNRVRELREEEDVPAYFSTDTGASVYVNTTEDHAEYVEEQIADTGVSTTTWGVGGPAQLQDDHLF; this is translated from the coding sequence ATGAAGGCGACGGCCACGGCCCACCCGATCCAGGGGCTGGTCAAGTACCACGGGATGCGCGACGACGTCGAGCGACTGCCGTACCACGACAGCATCAGCGTCTGCACGGCACCGAGTCACACCCGCACCACCGTCGAGTTCTCGATGGACTACGAGGAGGACACCTACGTCGTCGACGGCGAGGAACTCGACGGGCGCGCGTTCGACCGCCTCGAAGCCGTCGTCGAGAAGGCCCGGTCGATGTCCGACGCCGCCCACACCGTCTACCCCGTCCGCATCGAGAGCGAGAACAGTTTCCCCTCGAACGTCGGACTCGGCTCGTCCTCGTCCGGCTTCGCCGCGGCCGCCCGCGCGCTCGCGGAGGCCGCCGAACTCGACGCCTCGCTCCAGGAGATCTCGACGATCGCCCGCGTCGGCTCCGCCTCGGCCGCCCGGGCGGTGACCGGCGCGTTCTCTCAGCTGTACACCGGCCTCAACGACGAGGACTGCCGCTCCCGGCGGATCCCCACGAACCTCCACGAGGAGCTGAAGGTCGTCGTCGCGCTCGTCCCCTACCACAAGGAGACCGAGGACGCCCACGACGAGGCCGTCGACAGCCACATGTTCGACGCGCGGATGGCCCACGTCCACGGCCAGATCGCCGAGATGCGCGACGCGCTCCGCGAGGACGACTTCGACCGCGCGTTCGAACTGGCCGAGCACGACTCGCTCTCGCTCGCGGCGACGACGATGACCGGGCCGAAGGGGTGGGTCTACTGGCAGCCGGCCACCCTCGCCGTCTTCAACCGCGTGCGGGAACTCCGCGAGGAGGAAGACGTCCCCGCTTACTTCTCGACCGACACCGGGGCCAGCGTCTACGTCAACACCACCGAGGACCACGCCGAGTACGTCGAGGAACAGATCGCCGACACCGGCGTCTCGACGACCACGTGGGGCGTCGGCGGCCCGGCGCAGCTACAGGACGACCACCTGTTCTAA